The Solanum lycopersicum chromosome 9, SLM_r2.1 genome window below encodes:
- the LOC544061 gene encoding glycine-rich protein isoform 2 precursor (isoform 2 precursor is encoded by transcript variant 2) has protein sequence MGSKAFLILGLFLAIFVMISSDVLARELAETSTTTSEEDSKKSSNKNEVHEAEYGGYPGGGGGYPGGGGYPGGRGGGRYSGGGGRGGGGGRGGRGGGGRKCCS, from the exons atgggttCTAAAGCATTTCTGATTCTTGGCCTTTTTTTGGCCATATTTGTAATGATAAGTTCTGATGTTTTAGCTAGGGAGTTGGCTGAGACTTCCACTACTACTTCTGAAGAGGATT CCAAGAAATCCAGTAACAAAAATGAAGTACATGAAGCCGAATATGGCGGGTACCCCGGTGGTGGCGGTGGATACCCTGGTGGTGGTGGATACCC tggcgGCCGTGGTGGTGGTAGATACTCCGGCGGTGGTGGACGTGGCGGTGGCGGTGGCCGCGGTGGACGTGGTGGTGGTGGCCGGAAGTGTTGTTCCTAG
- the LOC544061 gene encoding glycine-rich protein isoform 1 precursor (isoform 1 precursor is encoded by transcript variant 1) translates to MGSKAFLILGLFLAIFVMISSDVLARELAETSTTTSEEDSKKSSNKNEVHEAEYGGYPGGGGGYPGGGGYPGGGRGGGGGGYPGGGRSGGGGGYPGGGYPGGGGYRGGGGRYPGGGGGGRGGGRYSGGGGRGGGGGRGGRGGGGRKCCS, encoded by the exons atgggttCTAAAGCATTTCTGATTCTTGGCCTTTTTTTGGCCATATTTGTAATGATAAGTTCTGATGTTTTAGCTAGGGAGTTGGCTGAGACTTCCACTACTACTTCTGAAGAGGATT CCAAGAAATCCAGTAACAAAAATGAAGTACATGAAGCCGAATATGGCGGGTACCCCGGTGGTGGCGGTGGATACCCTGGTGGTGGTGGATACCCTGGCGGCGGtcgtggtggtggtggtggtggataCCCTGGTGGTGGACgtagtggtggtggtggtggataCCCTGGTGGCGGATACCCAGGTGGTGGTGGATATCGTGGCGGTGGTGGTAGATACCctggtggtggtggtggcgGCCGTGGTGGTGGTAGATACTCCGGCGGTGGTGGACGTGGCGGTGGCGGTGGCCGCGGTGGACGTGGTGGTGGTGGCCGGAAGTGTTGTTCCTAG
- the LOC101244529 gene encoding RNA helicase family protein has protein sequence MSQFWKPGTERPRLVDDEEGGVLLYATSSSSSSGFGYGSFEKQRQRLPVYKYKTAILYSVETHATTIIVGETGSGKTTQIPQYLKEAGWAEGGRMIACTQPRRLAVQAVATRVAEEMDVKLGEEVGYTIRFEDITNEELTRVKFLTDGVLLREMMDDPLLSKYSVIMVDEAHERSLSTDILLGLLKKIQKRRPELRIIISSATIEAKSMAAFFNTRICRRRREEEQGPRKEPAILSVEGRGFNVEIFYVDDPVSDYVQSAVSTVMSIHDQERMGDILVFLTGQDDIDTAIQLLTEEAQSSGKQGLVSVPLYSGLPRADQDLVFSPTPRGKRKVIFSTNIAETSLTLEGIVYVVDSGFSKQRFYNPISDIENLVVAPISKASARQRAGRAGRVRPGKCFRLYTEDYFSNEMSVVGIPEIQRSNLVSCVIQLKALGIDNILGFDWPASPSPESMIRALEILYSLGVLDDDAKLTSPTGFQVAEIPLDPLISKMILASCEFGCSEEIITIAAVLSIQSIWIPVRGVQKQLDEAKLRFAAAEGDHVTFLNVYKGFIQSNKSSKWCHKNFINYHAMRKVIEVREQLKRITQRLGIGLKSCEGDIQAVKKAITAGFFANAARLEPFSHNGMYKTLRTSQEVYIHPSSVLFRVNPKFIVYHSLVSTDRQYMRNVITIDPSWLTEAAPHFYQKQLHSSIPQ, from the exons ATGTCACAATTTTGGAAACCAGGAACTGAACGGCCCCGTCTTGTAGATGATGAAGAGGGTGGTGTTCTTCTCTATGCTACATCTTCCTCCTCTTCCTCTGg ATTTGGGTATGGGAGTTTTGAGAAGCAAAGGCAGAGGTTGCCTGTGTATAAGTACAAAACTGCTATTCTTTACTCAGTGGAGACTCATGCTACTACCATCATTGTTGGAGAAACTGGAAGTGGAAAAACAACTCAAATTCCTCAG TACCTGAAAGAAGCTGGTTGGGCTGAGGGAGGGCGAATGATTGCTTGTACCCAACCAAGGAGATTGGCAGTCCAG GCAGTTGCTACAAGAGTTGCTGAAGAAATGGATGTTAAACTTGGTGAGGAAGTTGGTTATACTATTCGATTTGAAGATATCACGAATGAG GAATTAACTAGGGTCAAATTTCTTACTGATGGGGTTTTGCTGAGGGAAATGATGGATGATCCTCTATTGAGCAAGTATAG TGTGATTATGGTAGATGAAGCTCATGAAAGGTCTCTCTCGACGGACATCTTATTGGGACTACTGAAAAAG ATTCAAAAGCGTCGGCCTGAGCTGCGTATTATAATATCATCAGCTACGATTGAAGCAAAATCAATGGCTGCTTTCTTTAATACGAG AATTTGCAGAAGACGACGGGAGGAGGAGCAAGGACCAAGAAAAGAACCTGCTATTCTGTCAGTTGAG GGTAGGGGATTTAATGTGGAGATATTCTATGTTGATGATCCTGTTTCTGATTACGTTCAGTCTGCTGTTTCAACAGTGATGTCGATCCATGACCAG GAGCGGATGGGAGATATCCTGGTGTTTCTCACTGGTCAAGATGATATTGATACTGCAATACAATTGCTCACTGAAGAAGCCCAAAGTAGTGGCAAGCAAG GACTGGTTTCTGTGCCACTATACTCGGGACTTCCTCGAGCAGATCAG GACCTTGTGTTTTCCCCTACTCCCAGAGGAAAGAGAAAAGTGATATTTTCCACAAATATTGCTGAGACGTCATTGACTCTAGAA GGTATTGTCTATGTTGTTGATAGCGGGTTCTCAAAACAACGTTTCTACAATCCG ATTTCAGATATTGAGAACTTGGTAGTGGCACCAATATCAAAGGCATCTGCTCGACAAAGGGCTGGTAGAGCTGGAAGAGTTCGACCAGGAAAGTGTTTTAG GCTCTACACAGAAGATTACTTTTCCAATGAGATGTCTGTGGTGGGAATCCCCGAGATTCAAAGGTCAAACCTCGTTTCCTGTGTCATCCAG TTGAAGGCTTTGGGCATCGATaacattttaggttttgatTGGCCAGCATCTCCATCACCTGAATCGATGATCAGAGCACTTGAAATATTGTACTCACTTGGAGTACTAGATGACGACGCCAAACTTACTTCACCTACTGGATTTCAAGTTGCAGAGATTCCACTA GACCCATTAATATCCAAAATGATCTTAGCTTCTTGTGAGTTTGGATGTTCGGAGGAAATAATTACCATTGCTGCTGTACTCTCCATACAG TCTATTTGGATTCCTGTTAGAGGAGTACAGAAGCAGTTGGATGAAGCTAAATTGAGATTTGCAGCTGCCGAG GGTGACCATGTCACATTCTTAAATGTGTATAAAGGATTCATTCAGTCTAATAAATCTTCGAAGTGGTGTCAcaagaattttataaattatcatGCCATG AGAAAAGTAATTGAAGTTAGGGAACAGCTGAAAAGGATTACACAGAGGTTGGGCATAGGATTGAAATCTTGTGAAGGGGATATTCAG GCAGTAAAGAAGGCAATTACAGCAGGTTTTTTTGCCAATGCTGCCCGCTTAGAA CCATTCAGTCACAATGGGATGTACAAGACTCTCAGAACTTCTCAAGAAGTGTATATTCATCCTTCATCTGTGTTGTTCAG GGTCAACCCGAAGTTCATCGTGTACCATTCTCTCGTTTCAACAGATCGTCAGTACATGCGAAATGTCATCACTATCGATCCTTCTTGGCTAACGGAGGCTGCACCTCATTTTTACCAGAAGCAGCTGCATAGTTCTATTCCTCAATGA
- the LOC101244529 gene encoding RNA helicase family protein isoform X1, with protein MSQFWKPGTERPRLVDDEEGGVLLYATSSSSSSGFGYGSFEKQRQRLPVYKYKTAILYSVETHATTIIVGETGSGKTTQIPQYLKEAGWAEGGRMIACTQPRRLAVQAVATRVAEEMDVKLGEEVGYTIRFEDITNEELTRVKFLTDGVLLREMMDDPLLSKYSVIMVDEAHERSLSTDILLGLLKKIQKRRPELRIIISSATIEAKSMAAFFNTRRRREEEQGPRKEPAILSVEGRGFNVEIFYVDDPVSDYVQSAVSTVMSIHDQERMGDILVFLTGQDDIDTAIQLLTEEAQSSGKQGLVSVPLYSGLPRADQDLVFSPTPRGKRKVIFSTNIAETSLTLEGIVYVVDSGFSKQRFYNPISDIENLVVAPISKASARQRAGRAGRVRPGKCFRLYTEDYFSNEMSVVGIPEIQRSNLVSCVIQLKALGIDNILGFDWPASPSPESMIRALEILYSLGVLDDDAKLTSPTGFQVAEIPLDPLISKMILASCEFGCSEEIITIAAVLSIQSIWIPVRGVQKQLDEAKLRFAAAEGDHVTFLNVYKGFIQSNKSSKWCHKNFINYHAMRKVIEVREQLKRITQRLGIGLKSCEGDIQAVKKAITAGFFANAARLEPFSHNGMYKTLRTSQEVYIHPSSVLFRVNPKFIVYHSLVSTDRQYMRNVITIDPSWLTEAAPHFYQKQLHSSIPQ; from the exons ATGTCACAATTTTGGAAACCAGGAACTGAACGGCCCCGTCTTGTAGATGATGAAGAGGGTGGTGTTCTTCTCTATGCTACATCTTCCTCCTCTTCCTCTGg ATTTGGGTATGGGAGTTTTGAGAAGCAAAGGCAGAGGTTGCCTGTGTATAAGTACAAAACTGCTATTCTTTACTCAGTGGAGACTCATGCTACTACCATCATTGTTGGAGAAACTGGAAGTGGAAAAACAACTCAAATTCCTCAG TACCTGAAAGAAGCTGGTTGGGCTGAGGGAGGGCGAATGATTGCTTGTACCCAACCAAGGAGATTGGCAGTCCAG GCAGTTGCTACAAGAGTTGCTGAAGAAATGGATGTTAAACTTGGTGAGGAAGTTGGTTATACTATTCGATTTGAAGATATCACGAATGAG GAATTAACTAGGGTCAAATTTCTTACTGATGGGGTTTTGCTGAGGGAAATGATGGATGATCCTCTATTGAGCAAGTATAG TGTGATTATGGTAGATGAAGCTCATGAAAGGTCTCTCTCGACGGACATCTTATTGGGACTACTGAAAAAG ATTCAAAAGCGTCGGCCTGAGCTGCGTATTATAATATCATCAGCTACGATTGAAGCAAAATCAATGGCTGCTTTCTTTAATACGAG AAGACGACGGGAGGAGGAGCAAGGACCAAGAAAAGAACCTGCTATTCTGTCAGTTGAG GGTAGGGGATTTAATGTGGAGATATTCTATGTTGATGATCCTGTTTCTGATTACGTTCAGTCTGCTGTTTCAACAGTGATGTCGATCCATGACCAG GAGCGGATGGGAGATATCCTGGTGTTTCTCACTGGTCAAGATGATATTGATACTGCAATACAATTGCTCACTGAAGAAGCCCAAAGTAGTGGCAAGCAAG GACTGGTTTCTGTGCCACTATACTCGGGACTTCCTCGAGCAGATCAG GACCTTGTGTTTTCCCCTACTCCCAGAGGAAAGAGAAAAGTGATATTTTCCACAAATATTGCTGAGACGTCATTGACTCTAGAA GGTATTGTCTATGTTGTTGATAGCGGGTTCTCAAAACAACGTTTCTACAATCCG ATTTCAGATATTGAGAACTTGGTAGTGGCACCAATATCAAAGGCATCTGCTCGACAAAGGGCTGGTAGAGCTGGAAGAGTTCGACCAGGAAAGTGTTTTAG GCTCTACACAGAAGATTACTTTTCCAATGAGATGTCTGTGGTGGGAATCCCCGAGATTCAAAGGTCAAACCTCGTTTCCTGTGTCATCCAG TTGAAGGCTTTGGGCATCGATaacattttaggttttgatTGGCCAGCATCTCCATCACCTGAATCGATGATCAGAGCACTTGAAATATTGTACTCACTTGGAGTACTAGATGACGACGCCAAACTTACTTCACCTACTGGATTTCAAGTTGCAGAGATTCCACTA GACCCATTAATATCCAAAATGATCTTAGCTTCTTGTGAGTTTGGATGTTCGGAGGAAATAATTACCATTGCTGCTGTACTCTCCATACAG TCTATTTGGATTCCTGTTAGAGGAGTACAGAAGCAGTTGGATGAAGCTAAATTGAGATTTGCAGCTGCCGAG GGTGACCATGTCACATTCTTAAATGTGTATAAAGGATTCATTCAGTCTAATAAATCTTCGAAGTGGTGTCAcaagaattttataaattatcatGCCATG AGAAAAGTAATTGAAGTTAGGGAACAGCTGAAAAGGATTACACAGAGGTTGGGCATAGGATTGAAATCTTGTGAAGGGGATATTCAG GCAGTAAAGAAGGCAATTACAGCAGGTTTTTTTGCCAATGCTGCCCGCTTAGAA CCATTCAGTCACAATGGGATGTACAAGACTCTCAGAACTTCTCAAGAAGTGTATATTCATCCTTCATCTGTGTTGTTCAG GGTCAACCCGAAGTTCATCGTGTACCATTCTCTCGTTTCAACAGATCGTCAGTACATGCGAAATGTCATCACTATCGATCCTTCTTGGCTAACGGAGGCTGCACCTCATTTTTACCAGAAGCAGCTGCATAGTTCTATTCCTCAATGA
- the LOC138338160 gene encoding glycine-rich protein-like: MDSKAFLFFGLFLAIFLMISSEILATELAENSKKSENKNEVHEAQYGGYPGGGGGYGRGGGGGYGRGGGGGYGRGGGYGHGGGGGYGHGGGGGYGHGGGGYGHRGGGGGGRRGGYCQYGCCGHGDNGCYRCCSYKGEAMDKVTQAKPHN; encoded by the exons atggatTCCAAAGCATTTCtattttttggtctttttttgGCTATTTTCCTAATGATAAGCTCTGAGATTTTAGCTACTGAGTTGGCTGAGAACT CTAAGAAATCTGAAAACAAGAATGAAGTACATGAAGCCCAATACGGTGGATATcctggtggtggtggtggataTGGACGCGGTGGTGGTGGTGGATATGGACGCGGTGGTGGTGGAGGATATGGACGTGGTGGTGGATACGGacatggtggtggtggtggataTGGacatggtggtggtggtggataTGGACACGGTGGTGGTGGATACGGACACCGTGGTGGCGGTGGTGGTGGACGACGTGGTGGATACTGCCAGTATGGTTGCTGTGGCCATGGTGACAATGGTTGCTATAGGTGTTGCTCCTATAAAGGTGAGGCAATGGACAAAGTTACTCAAGCTAAGCcacacaattaa
- the TLRP gene encoding tyrosine- and lysine-rich protein precursor, whose product MGSKAILFLGLFLAIFLMISSEVAARELAAETTNAVKLDNENAVNVDHYYGKGYGKRKKCYSCCKKYKYGCKKYCCSYEEYVAAQTQN is encoded by the exons atgGGTTCCAAGGCAATTTTGTTTCTTGGTCTTTTTTTGGCTATTTTCTTAATGATAAGCTCTGAGGTTGCAGCTAGGGAGTTGGCAGCTGAGACTACCAATG CGGTGAAATTGGATAACGAGAATGCAGTAAACGTCGATCATTATTATGGCAAGGGCTATGGCAAACGTAAGAAATGTTACAGTTGCtgcaaaaaatacaaatatggatGCAAAAAATACTGCTGCTCTTATGAAGAATATGTTGCTGCCCAGACtcaaaactaa
- the LOC101244811 gene encoding glycine-rich cell wall structural protein, with translation MGSKTFMFLGLFLAIYVMISSEVVAKELSETSEDKPKKSNNKNVVHEDQFGGYPGGGYPGGGGGYPGGGGGYPGGGGYPGGGGGYPGGGYPGGGRGGGGGYPGGGRGRGRYPGGGRGGRGRGGYPGGGRGGGGYPGGGRGGGGYPGGGRGGGVGYCRNGCCNGNNYECYSCC, from the exons ATGGGTTCTAAGACATTTATGTTCCTTGGCCTTTTTTTGGCTATTTATGTAATGATAAGCTCTGAGGTTGTAGCTAAAGAGTTGAGTGAGACTTCAGAAGATAAGC CAAAGAAATCCAATAACAAGAATGTAGTACATGAAGACCAATTTGGTGGCTACCCTGGTGGCGGATACCCCGGCGGTGGTGGCGGATATCCTGGCGGTGGTGGTGGATACCCCGGTGGTGGTGGCTACCCTGGTGGGGGCGGAGGCTACCCCGGAGGTGGATACCCTGGCGGTGGCCGCGGTGGTGGTGGTGGCTACCCTGGCGGCGGTCGTGGTAGAGGCAGATATCCCGGTGGTGGCCGCGGTGGTCGCGGACGTGGTGGATATCCTGGCGGCGGACGAGGTGGTGGTGGATACCCTGGCGGTGGACGTGGCGGCGGTGGATACCCTGGCGGTGGACGTGGTGGTGGTGTAGGGTACTGCCGCAATGGTTGTTGCAACGGCAATAACTATGAGTGCTATAGTTGCTGTTAA